One genomic window of Pseudokineococcus lusitanus includes the following:
- a CDS encoding acyl-CoA carboxylase subunit beta translates to MPPSVPAPEPVSSTAPRTTAERLAELGERLAAAEQPGSARAVERQHAKGKGTARERLLALVDEGSFSEVDALARHRSTQFGQDRSRPPGDGVVAGHATVDGRPVAIFSQDVTVFGGSLGEVYGEKIVKVLDHAAKVGCPVVGIIEGGGARIQEGVVSLGLYGEIFRRNTHLSGVVPQISVVMGAAAGGHVYSPALTDVVVMVEGTSQMFITGPDVIRTVTGEDVTMEELGGARTHNTRSGSAHHLAADETSALEYVRDLLAHLPSNNLAEAPVVPPEEPRDLATTEADLELDTLVPDAASAPYDMHHVVEHLLDDGDFLELGELFAPNIICGFGRVEGRSVGVVANQPLQLAGCLDIDASEKAARFVRMCDAFNVPVLTLVDVPGFLPGTDQEYGGIIRRGAKLIYAYAEATVPLVTVVTRKAYGGAYIVMASKHLGADVNLAWPTAQVAVMGSQGATNIVQRSRLKAAQEAGEDVEALRGELVAEYEDTLLNPWIAAERGYVDAVVAPSSTRAEVVRALRALRGKRQQLPAKKHGNIPL, encoded by the coding sequence GTGCCGCCGTCCGTCCCCGCCCCCGAGCCCGTCTCCTCCACGGCTCCCCGCACGACCGCCGAGCGCCTCGCCGAGCTCGGCGAGCGGCTCGCGGCCGCCGAGCAGCCGGGCTCCGCCCGCGCCGTCGAGCGCCAGCACGCCAAGGGCAAGGGCACGGCGCGCGAGCGCCTGCTCGCCCTCGTCGACGAGGGCTCGTTCAGCGAGGTCGACGCCCTGGCGCGGCACCGCTCCACGCAGTTCGGCCAGGACCGCAGCCGCCCGCCGGGCGACGGCGTCGTCGCCGGGCACGCGACCGTCGACGGCCGGCCGGTGGCGATCTTCAGCCAGGACGTCACCGTCTTCGGCGGCTCCCTCGGCGAGGTCTACGGCGAGAAGATCGTCAAGGTCCTCGACCACGCCGCGAAGGTCGGCTGCCCCGTCGTCGGCATCATCGAGGGCGGCGGCGCGCGCATCCAGGAGGGCGTCGTCTCCCTCGGGCTCTACGGCGAGATCTTCCGACGCAACACGCACCTGTCCGGCGTCGTCCCGCAGATCTCCGTCGTCATGGGCGCCGCGGCCGGCGGCCACGTCTACTCCCCCGCCCTCACCGACGTCGTCGTCATGGTCGAGGGCACCTCGCAGATGTTCATCACCGGCCCGGACGTCATCCGCACCGTGACGGGCGAGGACGTGACGATGGAGGAGCTGGGCGGCGCGCGGACGCACAACACCCGCAGCGGCAGCGCGCACCACCTGGCGGCCGACGAGACGTCCGCCCTCGAGTACGTCCGCGACCTGCTCGCGCACCTGCCGAGCAACAACCTCGCCGAGGCGCCCGTCGTCCCGCCGGAGGAGCCGCGCGACCTGGCCACGACCGAGGCCGACCTCGAGCTCGACACCCTCGTGCCCGACGCCGCGTCGGCGCCGTACGACATGCACCACGTCGTGGAGCACCTGCTCGACGACGGCGACTTCCTCGAGCTCGGCGAGCTCTTCGCGCCCAACATCATCTGCGGCTTCGGCCGCGTCGAGGGCCGCTCCGTCGGCGTCGTCGCCAACCAGCCGCTGCAGCTGGCGGGCTGCCTCGACATCGACGCGAGCGAGAAGGCCGCGCGCTTCGTGCGCATGTGCGACGCGTTCAACGTGCCCGTGCTCACGCTCGTCGACGTCCCGGGCTTCCTCCCCGGCACCGACCAGGAGTACGGCGGGATCATCCGGCGCGGCGCCAAGCTCATCTACGCCTACGCCGAGGCCACGGTGCCGCTCGTCACCGTCGTCACGCGCAAGGCCTACGGCGGCGCCTACATCGTCATGGCCTCAAAGCACCTCGGCGCCGACGTCAACCTCGCGTGGCCGACGGCGCAGGTCGCCGTCATGGGCTCGCAGGGGGCGACGAACATCGTCCAGCGCAGCCGCCTCAAGGCCGCGCAGGAGGCCGGCGAGGACGTCGAGGCGCTGCGCGGCGAGCTCGTCGCCGAGTACGAGGACACGCTGCTCAACCCGTGGATCGCCGCCGAGCGCGGCTACGTCGACGCCGTCGTGGCGCCGTCGTCCACGCGGGCCGAGGTCGTCCGGGCGCTGCGGGCGCTGCGGGGCAAGCGGCAGCAGCTGCCGGCCAAGAAGCACGGGAACATCCCGCTGTGA
- a CDS encoding adenylate/guanylate cyclase domain-containing protein produces MSAGPEHEDAHDGPDGPDGGDGGRPADRRAGSLGSAALEAERSLLGGEPVLSRRDVATAAGVRLRDARRLWRVLGLPNVESSVPAFTQLDVDALTRVTRLVDEVRLGEDLALELARAIGRTMDRLASWHVQQLLEETGSADRVPPLLVKLVEDLQPLLDYTWRRHLASALDQLAADGLAASDVPTVERTVGFADIVSFTSMTSRLSEAELGRLVQRFELTATDVVGRHGGRVITMIGDEVLFACAPGEPGASTALGLAEAMRADPELPPVRVGVATGQVVARLGDLFGTPVNRASRLTAIAQPGTVLADDTTACLLRGTAGDLAVAPLRERELRGLGPVRPWLLHRAGDPLPDDVEGAAADHDDGDLVRLEGLAERPDAPA; encoded by the coding sequence GTGAGCGCGGGACCGGAGCACGAGGACGCGCACGACGGGCCCGACGGGCCCGACGGGGGAGACGGCGGCCGTCCGGCGGACCGCCGCGCGGGCTCGCTCGGCAGCGCAGCGCTGGAGGCCGAGCGCTCGTTGCTCGGCGGGGAGCCGGTCCTGTCCCGGCGCGACGTCGCCACGGCGGCGGGCGTCCGGCTGCGCGACGCCCGGCGGCTCTGGCGGGTGCTCGGCCTGCCGAACGTCGAGTCCTCCGTGCCGGCCTTCACCCAGCTCGACGTGGACGCGCTCACGCGCGTCACCCGGCTCGTCGACGAGGTCCGCCTCGGCGAGGACCTCGCCCTCGAGCTGGCGCGGGCCATCGGCCGGACGATGGACCGGCTCGCGTCGTGGCACGTCCAGCAGCTGCTCGAGGAGACCGGCTCGGCCGACCGCGTCCCGCCGCTGCTCGTCAAGCTCGTCGAGGACCTGCAGCCGCTCCTCGACTACACGTGGCGGCGCCACCTCGCCTCGGCGCTGGACCAGCTGGCGGCCGACGGCCTCGCCGCGAGCGACGTCCCCACCGTCGAGCGCACCGTGGGCTTCGCCGACATCGTCTCCTTCACCTCGATGACGAGCCGGCTCTCCGAGGCCGAGCTGGGGCGGCTCGTGCAGCGCTTCGAGCTGACGGCCACCGACGTCGTCGGCCGCCACGGCGGCCGGGTCATCACGATGATCGGCGACGAGGTCCTCTTCGCCTGCGCCCCCGGCGAGCCCGGCGCGAGCACCGCCCTGGGCCTCGCCGAGGCGATGCGGGCGGACCCGGAGCTGCCGCCCGTGCGGGTCGGCGTCGCGACGGGCCAGGTGGTCGCACGCCTCGGCGACCTCTTCGGCACGCCCGTCAACCGCGCGTCCCGGCTGACCGCCATCGCCCAGCCCGGCACCGTCCTCGCCGACGACACGACGGCGTGCCTCCTGCGCGGGACCGCCGGCGACCTCGCCGTCGCCCCGCTGCGCGAGCGCGAGCTGCGCGGTCTCGGCCCGGTCCGGCCGTGGCTGCTGCACCGCGCGGGCGACCCGTTGCCCGACGACGTCGAGGGGGCGGCCGCCGACCACGACGACGGCGACCTCGTGCGCCTCGAGGGCCTCGCCGAGCGCCCGGACGCCCCCGCCTGA
- a CDS encoding acyl-CoA carboxylase epsilon subunit, whose amino-acid sequence MSPAEGTPDDGLVTTPDGAPLLRVVSGDPDGDELAAVVAVVAAALTVPAAEGPPPPVDRWGDPAHRLGARVPGPDAWRTSAWAAR is encoded by the coding sequence GTGAGCCCGGCGGAGGGGACGCCGGACGACGGCCTCGTCACCACGCCCGACGGCGCGCCGCTGCTCCGGGTCGTCAGCGGCGACCCGGACGGCGACGAGCTGGCCGCCGTCGTGGCGGTCGTGGCCGCGGCCCTCACGGTGCCGGCCGCCGAGGGACCGCCGCCGCCCGTCGACCGCTGGGGCGACCCGGCGCACCGCCTCGGGGCACGTGTCCCGGGGCCGGACGCCTGGCGCACGAGCGCGTGGGCCGCGCGGTGA
- a CDS encoding biotin--[acetyl-CoA-carboxylase] ligase encodes MGSAPPEDRPPSAAADLPGGGSGAPPTTWTARTTGAAADAARRAVWGDLGRPPLRAEALRGALVAPAGPLGALDVVAELPSTSTELAARVRAADAAGTAGPPDLAVLVAEHQSAGRGRRGRTFTTPPRGALTLSVLLRTPPAAAGLLTWLPLLGGLAVVQVLRRHAGLQAVLKWPNDVLVPLAGGDGEPGSTGKVCGLLAEVVPPARGVPGDAGPVVVLGVGLDVDLRRDELPAEGVTSLRLAGAATTDRDVLLRALLRRLADLRGSWDAVASPGAPDPAALAALTDPVREVCSTLGEPVRVTLPGDEVVEGVAEELDADGALVVRTADGLRTVTAGDVVHVRPGATS; translated from the coding sequence GTGGGGAGCGCACCGCCGGAGGACCGGCCGCCGTCCGCGGCCGCGGACCTCCCCGGCGGCGGCAGCGGTGCTCCGCCGACCACCTGGACCGCCCGGACCACCGGGGCCGCCGCGGACGCCGCCCGCCGGGCCGTCTGGGGCGACCTGGGCCGCCCCCCGCTGCGCGCCGAGGCCCTGCGCGGCGCGCTCGTCGCGCCCGCCGGACCGCTCGGCGCCCTCGACGTCGTGGCGGAGCTGCCCTCGACGAGCACCGAGCTGGCCGCCCGGGTCCGGGCCGCGGACGCCGCCGGGACCGCCGGGCCGCCGGACCTCGCCGTGCTCGTCGCCGAGCACCAGAGCGCCGGCCGGGGACGTCGCGGCCGCACCTTCACGACGCCGCCCCGCGGGGCGCTCACGCTGTCGGTCCTCCTGCGCACGCCGCCCGCCGCGGCCGGCCTGCTGACGTGGCTCCCGCTGCTCGGCGGCCTCGCCGTCGTCCAGGTCCTGCGCCGGCACGCCGGGCTGCAGGCGGTCCTCAAGTGGCCCAACGACGTCCTCGTCCCGCTGGCCGGCGGCGACGGCGAGCCGGGCAGCACGGGCAAGGTCTGCGGGCTGCTCGCGGAGGTCGTCCCGCCGGCCCGGGGCGTCCCCGGGGACGCCGGGCCCGTCGTCGTCCTCGGCGTCGGCCTCGACGTCGACCTGCGCCGGGACGAGCTCCCGGCCGAGGGCGTGACGTCCCTGCGGCTCGCCGGGGCGGCCACGACCGACCGCGACGTCCTCCTGCGCGCGCTGCTGCGTCGCCTGGCGGACCTGCGTGGGAGCTGGGACGCCGTCGCGTCCCCCGGGGCCCCCGACCCCGCCGCCCTCGCCGCGCTCACCGACCCCGTCCGCGAGGTCTGCTCGACGCTCGGGGAGCCCGTCCGCGTGACGCTGCCGGGCGACGAGGTCGTGGAGGGCGTGGCCGAGGAGCTCGACGCGGACGGCGCCCTCGTCGTCCGGACCGCGGACGGGCTGCGCACGGTCACCGCGGGCGACGTCGTCCACGTCCGGCCCGGGGCCACGTCGTGA
- a CDS encoding TPM domain-containing protein: MSAAPRAGRLVAVLALVLAPLLALAPAAAAAEPFALPSQVTDEVGAFAGEEAAVQDSLDELADRAGIVLFVVAVDDFSGSDGQSWAQETGELSNLGSSNAVFAVATTERSYGTAASVDTGAADAAALDRLRDEDWAGAVQAFADTLGDTATGSAGGAVGQGDGATSGGSSGSGSGSGSSPLGVLVVLLLVAVGVAVVVSLVRSRRQAATAGGSGRPAAAGRGGRGGRGGPPPEPLPDLERRAGSALVAVDDAVMTSATEVEFARAEFGDEAVVPFEQALAGAREDLAGAFAARRRADGEGGTPPDEATRRAALAEVLERCGRADAALDEQSDAFDALRDLGRRAGEVLAAREADLPALRGRLDEERTRLVRLAERYADSARENVAQAPEQAAASLDLLEDEVEAGRAAVAAGDSGAAALAVRGADQAAERARVLLDGVAARERDLAEAEQHLADARAETEQDLAEAQALLDGGDRRTAAARDLGPLLARARAAVGEAEAALGEGRRDPLRALRRLEEADQALDAALAEVRESRHREQRARAGLEHALVAARSEVASARDVLTSLRGGVGPEARRLQREAEDALRQAVDLADVDPVAALALARRADERAEQAVALVREDLDRRGPWDGGGYGGWGGGHRGRGSSAEAAVIGGILGAVLSGGGHRGGGGFGGGGFGGGGFGGGGGGFGGSGGGGGFGGGGGFGGSGGGGRF; the protein is encoded by the coding sequence GTGAGCGCCGCGCCCCGGGCCGGCCGGCTCGTCGCCGTGCTCGCGCTCGTCCTCGCCCCGCTGCTCGCGCTCGCGCCCGCCGCCGCGGCCGCCGAGCCCTTCGCCCTGCCGAGCCAGGTGACCGACGAGGTGGGCGCCTTCGCCGGCGAGGAGGCCGCCGTCCAGGACTCGCTCGACGAGCTGGCCGACCGCGCCGGGATCGTCCTCTTCGTCGTCGCCGTGGACGACTTCTCGGGCAGCGACGGGCAGTCGTGGGCGCAGGAGACGGGCGAGCTGTCGAACCTCGGCTCCTCCAACGCCGTCTTCGCGGTCGCGACGACCGAGCGCAGCTACGGCACCGCGGCGTCCGTGGACACGGGCGCCGCCGACGCCGCGGCCCTCGACCGCCTCCGCGACGAGGACTGGGCGGGCGCGGTCCAGGCCTTCGCCGACACCCTCGGCGACACGGCGACCGGGAGCGCCGGCGGCGCCGTCGGCCAGGGCGACGGCGCGACGTCGGGCGGCTCGTCCGGCTCCGGCTCCGGCTCCGGCTCCTCGCCGCTCGGCGTCCTCGTCGTCCTCCTCCTCGTGGCCGTGGGTGTCGCCGTCGTCGTGTCCCTCGTGCGGTCGCGCCGGCAGGCAGCCACCGCCGGCGGCTCCGGCCGGCCCGCCGCAGCCGGCCGGGGCGGCCGGGGCGGCCGCGGCGGCCCGCCGCCCGAGCCCCTGCCCGACCTCGAGCGGCGCGCCGGCTCGGCGCTCGTCGCCGTCGACGACGCCGTCATGACCTCCGCGACGGAGGTCGAGTTCGCCCGCGCCGAGTTCGGCGACGAGGCCGTCGTCCCCTTCGAGCAGGCCCTCGCCGGGGCGCGGGAGGACCTCGCCGGGGCCTTCGCCGCGCGCCGCCGGGCCGACGGCGAGGGCGGGACGCCGCCCGACGAGGCGACCCGTCGGGCCGCCCTCGCCGAGGTCCTCGAGCGCTGCGGCCGCGCGGACGCCGCCCTCGACGAGCAGTCCGACGCCTTCGACGCCCTGCGCGACCTCGGCCGCCGGGCCGGCGAGGTGCTCGCGGCGCGCGAGGCCGACCTGCCCGCCCTCCGCGGGCGCCTCGACGAGGAGCGGACCCGGCTGGTCCGCCTCGCCGAGCGGTACGCCGACTCCGCCCGCGAGAACGTCGCGCAGGCGCCGGAGCAGGCCGCCGCGTCGCTGGACCTCCTCGAGGACGAGGTGGAGGCCGGCCGCGCCGCCGTCGCCGCCGGCGACAGCGGGGCCGCCGCCCTGGCGGTGCGCGGCGCCGACCAGGCCGCCGAGCGCGCCCGGGTGCTGCTCGACGGCGTCGCCGCCCGCGAGCGGGACCTCGCCGAGGCCGAGCAGCACCTCGCCGACGCCCGGGCCGAGACCGAGCAGGACCTCGCCGAGGCGCAGGCGCTGCTGGACGGCGGTGACCGCCGCACGGCCGCCGCCCGCGACCTCGGCCCGCTGCTGGCCCGAGCCCGCGCCGCCGTCGGCGAGGCGGAGGCGGCGCTCGGCGAGGGCCGCCGCGACCCGCTGCGCGCGCTGCGGCGCCTCGAGGAGGCCGACCAGGCCCTCGACGCCGCCCTGGCGGAGGTCCGCGAGAGCCGCCACCGGGAGCAGCGGGCCCGCGCGGGGCTCGAGCACGCGCTCGTCGCCGCGCGGTCCGAGGTCGCCTCCGCGCGCGACGTCCTCACGTCGTTGCGCGGCGGGGTGGGCCCCGAGGCGCGCCGGCTCCAGCGGGAGGCCGAGGACGCGCTGCGGCAGGCCGTGGACCTGGCCGACGTCGACCCCGTCGCCGCCCTCGCCCTCGCCCGCCGCGCCGACGAGCGCGCCGAGCAGGCGGTGGCGCTCGTCCGCGAGGACCTCGACCGGCGCGGGCCCTGGGACGGCGGCGGCTACGGCGGCTGGGGCGGCGGGCACCGCGGGCGCGGCAGCTCCGCGGAGGCGGCCGTCATCGGCGGCATCCTCGGCGCCGTGCTGTCCGGCGGCGGCCACCGCGGCGGTGGTGGCTTCGGCGGAGGCGGGTTCGGCGGCGGGGGCTTCGGCGGCGGCGGCGGGGGCTTCGGCGGTTCGGGCGGCGGGGGCGGCTTCGGGGGCGGCGGCGGCTTCGGCGGCTCGGGCGGCGGCGGCCGGTTCTGA